The sequence ATGCTAGGTGTTGCACACAAGTGTGTTACAATGAAAAActtcacaaaaagaaaacatttgaagaaaatttcttttaagTTGGTAGAACTAAAAAGAATTAATGCATTCATATGGCTGTCCACATTTTGCTGAACATAACAATCATAACGATCATATGCAAATTCAAATATgatcaaatattttaatacaagGCCAGCCGATGATTTATAATTCAACAGAATGGGAGGGCGCCAAACCTTAGAAATGGGTGTCTCATCAACCTTTGGTTGCATTCCAATAGATGTTGTGTTAGCAAGAATCATGCCCTCCTCTGGGTGGAAATTATCTAAATCAGCAAGAGACAAAGCATCTCCTCCAATTGTGTCTGCAAGTTCTCTGGCTCGAtcttgaacaaaataaaaatcaaccATAAGAACACAAAATCACAGTGATTTCGTTTTTGAATGGGAAAATGGAAGTGGagaatattgaaaaaaaataaaaataaacaaggtTTGTAGCTAACATGCTATACAAAGGTTGCACAAAATGTCAAGCAAAGATTTGAGGTGCAGCGCACTCCAGTTTTAGAACATCATACTACAAACTACAATAAAGCACACTTCAAAGGTTGCACAAAGCTTTGAATGTCATAATTTTGATGTAAAAGTAGTTGATATATTTCTCAGAACATAGGAAAGGATACAGGTTGAATTGGATCCAAggtatcaaatttttttcaatatgtGCACTTAGTTCAAAGAGATTGGTCATATCAAACATCTGACACAATCTTCTCAAaagttatcaatgcctaaaaCTAAAGCAAAATGGTGCATAAGATGCCAGAGACCTGCATAAATAAGGACATTCATCCAGCAAATGAATCAAATCTTCTTACAATTCTAGATAGCCCTATAAAATGCCAACCTGACTCTGACATCAGCTCAATTCTCGCAAAAAAGCCACCTTTATACCCAGAGGAACGCACTGTAGCATTCCCACCCTATATGAAAGAAATGTACACCACGGGCAATCACCTAAGCTCCAAAGGCCTTACCAACACTACCATTCCAAAAGCAAGCGTTGAGTTTTGTCCTAAATAACCCTCCTAGGAAAAACATATTGATGCACTCAACCAAAATCCCGTAATAAGTCCAACTAGGCTATGACATTATGCCAATGGGAAAGGGCAAAGAACAATTACATAGTGTGGTAAAGCCTAAGGGTTTAACATTatgaaaacaaacaataagGATATTTCAAACAACAAAATCATCAAAGTGAAATTAATCAAAGAGATTACTCAAATGCGGGTTGGAGACACATAAAACAATACTAATTAAGGAAAATGAGACAATTGAAATGGTGGTGGCAAATCTCAATTAGAAAGGATCTCTATCTTCTACAATAGAGTAATTCACCAAAATCCACCCTGACCTTGTATCATACTTTCGATTTATCCTTAATTGctttttccaaataaatgattCTGCCCTTCAACCATATTTACTTATAAtctactttttttaattaataaaaaaataaagaaatgagTGCTGAGATGATGCATAAGTGGGTATTTTACTATTCTGATCAGCCATTTGAAAGAAcacccaccaaaaaaaaaagttaatgaaATGGTGTGAAAGGATAGatgaaaacaaatattttatgaactaataaaaaaaagaaagaaaagctgGAACTGAACCATAAGTGCGGTTAGCAATTGCAATCCTTGCTCCCTTCTGTTTTGCACCATAAGCAAGCGCCTTGCCAGCACCTCCAGCACCAATAACAACAAACAGCCTACCAGCTAAAGGTGAACCAGTTATACCGCCACTTTTATGTGAACCTGTAGAAAAGAAGAGTTGGACCCAGAACACCTTACAGAAAGATTCTTGCCAGaataaagaaagataaaaacttAGCTAGTACAACATGATCAAACCTGTCAGTCCATCCTCAATAGCAGAAATAGCCCCAACATAGTCCGTATTGAACCCAAATAACTTCCCATCAGTTGGTCTCCTTATAATGCAATTAATAGCTCCTATTGACTGAATATTGatcaccataaaaaaaaaaaaaaattatcaaaaagtatgactgaaaaaagaagaagacatgtATTAGTATGACTCAAAGGTAAGCCAAAGTACTCAGATGAAGAATATCAGCATCGTAACATGAATGGCTTCTTCAGTACCTTTGCAACTGGATCAACTTCATCACAGCACTTAAGTGCAGCTTCCTTGTGGGGAATTGTAATGCTGTTTTAGAAATGAAGACTACAAGCTGTGATCATGATGTAAAAAGAGCACGAAAAAACTGTATATAGATACTGCAATTTCTATTTGACACTAAGGATGAGCAATAGAAAAATGAACCTGAATCCAGCAAAATCCATTGAAGAGTAAGTCTGGAGAAACTTTGCAATGTCATCTACCAACAAATGTACATAAACTCCATTGAAACCTACTGACTTGAATCCTTCATTGTACAGAAAAGGTGATTTGCTGTGGCTGACAGGCTTTCCAATAATGCCAAACACTTTTGTGTCAGGCCCTATCTGTGCAAAATTGTATAGATGTAATACATCCTTCATAGTAGGTTGACCAGGAGCTGAAACTATTCCCGAGTCCAGCGTACCAAAAGTAAGATAACCACCAAATTTTGCGCAAAGTATCCTTGAAATCAAACCCCTCTCACCCATTACAAGTCCTATCGTTGGGACCTGAAATTCCATGAAGGAGTCAGTTTTTTCTTATCAtatgaagaataaaaatgcAACGACTCAAGGAGAAGACATTTCATGCAGGCACACATGTGTGCGCCCACAGATGAAGAGAGACAGAGTAATGCAAGTCTCTTTGCATCCTGTTCTCCTACCCTGCATGACAGTAAGATGtcactctttctcttcatcaattcatgagaAGATCAGTTCTCAAACAAGAGGTGTAATCTGCCAACATTCATTCCCTGAATGAACCCAATTATTTGATAAGAAGGCTTTACTTATTATCATATTAATCATTTAAACAAATGGAAATGCTATCCAGTGATATTCAAATAGAATTAAGGTGGCCCAGAACACGAGGCTCACACTATTCTAGAGTCTAGAAAAGGTCAAATGTAAATACCCTTATCCCCACTTGAGGGAAGGTTGTCCCCCATTTCAAACCCGTAGCCTCCAAACTGCAACGGAGTAACTTAATGTTGTGCCAAGGCACAACTCATGTTTAAAGAGTGTAACTACTagcagaaattaaaaaaaatgcacacCTTAGTCAACCATACATATGTGCATAGGTATGTTCTATGTATACAGTCGATTACAAAATCCATCAACTTGATATCCTAAATATTGGCATTATAAAATGGTAACTACAAAAACAGATTAAAATTCAGCTTGGCATGGACAGAAACTGTGGGCAAAGATTTAAAAGTACAATGCAAGAGCACACCACCTAAGCTGCTTACTTGAGAATGCACAGTTATATGAAAAATGCGTGCTACATCAGTGATATCCATGGCAGTGGTTGCAATCTTCACTATGTCAGCTCCAGTGGCTTGTATTCTTGCAACAAGATTTCCAAGAGCCTCAACAGATGGAGTATGTTGATAGTTGTGAGAAGAGACAATAACTTTAAACTTTTCAGGCTTCTTTCCATATATGGAATCGATGAATTCATGAGCAACCTTCAAGAAAGGTGATAACATTTTAAAAGGTAATTCAGGTTTAAGCCTTGGGGTTAGCCCAAGTGGTGTGGGAGGAGGGTGGGAAAAAGGGTTAGGTCACGGATTTGATCTCTTCCAGTATaaccaaaagacaaaaaggtAATTCAGGTTTTACAATCCCAGTGTGACAAATCTaaaatggaaaaggaaagataaataatatttgaatatCTTTGTCATGATGGCAATAGTAAGAATATTAAGCATAAAAGAATACATGTATTCACAGGCTTCTTCATCAATACTGCAATGCACAAGTTTTTGAGTTCTAATAACACATCCGGCAATCAATAATAAGctcttgaaaaaaatttcactagTTTGGACTTGGGAGGAATAAAATGCTATCGCTTTCCCTTTGtttatgtattatttttttcatccaTGAGATgtaatcattttttttgttcaagtACTTGTTCAATAGGgaaaaattgatgtttttCACCTGCATATGAATTTTTGGATCATCCTAACAAACAACGaaacaaaaaacttaaaaaattaaaaacaaaaaggaaaaagaaagtccTCGATAAGTTCTCGTTATAATCACGGAATCTAGCATTCATGAAGGACGGGACGGAAGAGATCATGTTACACATCTTACAATTCCATCATGCCAAACAACAGAAACGTTTTATAGTTATACATTTATAAGAGAGGAACCTGAAGCTCGACATCAATGTAATCAGCTCCAAGCTCCATCGCTAACCGAAGTGCATCAAGTCGATCTTTTTCATCACCATCATACTGACCACCTTCCCATTTTGGTCTACAAAATACATAATATGATACATGACCTCGCTGGCAGATTATTAGGGTGATCACAGTACACAATTGTTAATGATCAGCAAAGAAACACATGGCTAGATATAAGGCAATGTCAAGTACTTTTGCGAAACGGGTATTGGGCACATCAAGCTTCACACAGAGTTTTAAttgtttgttattttaatttcttttggaTAAATTCTGATTGTCCCCAAATTGATCTATATGCATATAATACATGTGCCTATTGACTTATTCATCAGTCATAGGCCAATCGCACTCTTTCCTGATCCGGAAGTCACTATAAATTTTTACATTAGAATACTAATTAAACACGAAACACCCATTACTGACCAGTTTTTCCAACTAATTTTGAACCGAACTTATCTTTGCTTCACTTTCGCACTTCTTGATCATAATAAGTTTATAACTTCTTGTATTTTAACAATTCTTTGGTTCTGGTGCACTACTTAATCCACCCAATAGAACCAATTCAAATCCCTAACTTGTTAATACTACTACaacaacaaatttgaaaaGCACCTATCATAAACAAGCTCGATCATATAAGAAATCTTCGGTAAAATACCTATATGTGAAAAGAGTGGGCAAAGGGGATTCTTTAATAAGGGTCTTGAGATCAACATTGTCATTGAAGGCCTTTAAATGATCCAATCTAATCTCCAAAAGGTCAGCACCAAGGGTTTTTGCCTTGTCCATATCAATCAACATCTTATCAACTGATTCTGCCATTATTGGAGCACAAATTAGGGTTGAACTCCTCCTCACTCCTTTACTTCCCACTTGAAGGCCACCAGAAGAAGCAAGCTGaaattcccaccaaaaaaaaaaaaaaagtagaaatgAGACAACATTAACACTAGGGCAGGTACAATTGCTCTGAATCTGATCTAACAAAGTTCAAGTATATCTATTTGGTTGGTTAACACAACAATGCAGGAAAATACGTAACAATCTGACAATTTAGAAGCTTATCATTTCGTACTAATTTTCTTGGCAGCCAATCAGATAGAGACTAACATAAGAAATTGTAACACAAACTAGATTATCACAATTATTCTGCTTTCTTTCAAGTTTTCTATCTTCCTTTTGTGCTGAGAGAAAATACTGGGATTCAGAAAGTTTCaatcaaattttccaaaaggTAGGTTTTTAGTAATTGTTAAGAAGAGTTGCTTACCAAAATGTTTTGAGTAGAATCCATTGCTTCTGCGACTGAGGGTCTGAAACAAGCAGAGACGCTCCTTTTGGTCTGAGAGGGTCTTGGCAGGCGTCAAGGAGGAGTTTGGTGGGCgtttatttcctttcttttttaagctATTGAGATGACCTGGCAAACAGGGTTAGTTTGCAGTTTCAGGTCGTATTCTTATACCTATTAAGAAAAGCGGGTCGACACAATACGACACAATCCGTTAAATATATccaagaattaaaaaaattaaggaaaaaggaaaaaactgggaaaaaacaaaacaaattttaaaaataagaaagctGGAGTAGCTGGAGTTGCTAGACCTGGTGGTTGGTGCTGCGCGAGGTGTTCCTTCGCGAAGAAGGTTAGGTTGGGTTggattcttctttcttcttccacttcttccttttacttctttcttttccttctgcCCGAGAAACCAAATTATCAATCGTCTTGTTCTCTTCACAGCATAAAGTTCAATGTTCTGTtcacataatataaataaatctaCAAAATTGagataaataaaatcttaCAGTATAAGGAAGAAAGACCAATGATGCTTCACAGTCCTTGCAGTTGGAGTTTCAGAGAAAGGGTCAGTgagggtttcaaatttcaatcttTCTATTTTGTACGCTTTtgcaaaaattaatattatattaactTACCTACAATGTTAAatgtatataaatatcaaaagaaatcaataacaacaaaaatatgcaTGCAGCGCAATCGGAATTTCCGGTGTTTCTTTCTATAAGTGGGGTAGGGGGCACgagtgtttttctttttttttggggggacCTCTGATAACAACTTGGCCCAGCAACATCTTTGAAATAAATTCGAATCacaaaaataatttccaaATACAACATCGTCAAAATGTTTTCACTTCACTGTATTGTAGCTATGGATTTCCTTGACATGTTTTATCCTTTATGCAAATTATAATTATGCAAATTATAATTGTGCAAATTACAAGTTTATGCCCCTATATCTGTTGGCGAGGTTCTATTAGGATATTTCCTTCTTAttctattaggattttatttattttcttttgtatagATATTATGTGATTGTgacttttcttatttcttaGTATAACCCTACTAGGGTTTGTAACATTGTATTATAatagtcccgatctcttgaaccacaggagtccaagatattgtggtcactcaccgttggatgttaatccaatagttcaaaaaagtttcttaaaaggagtgcaagagtgagtgaaccgttgaatttacattcaacggtgagtgaccacaaatctcttagacctatgtagtccaagagatcatgactgtgtattataaatacctcctttCGAAGAATGAAATAcatatgaaaatattctactcatattgtttgacttggtATCTGTTNNNNNNNNNNNNNNNNNNNNNNNNNNNNNNNNNNNNNNNNNNNNNNNNNNNNNNNNNNNNNNNNNNNNNNNNNNNNNNNNNNNNNNNNNNNNNNNNNNNNCACTGGCAGCAATCAACAATTGTGAAACAATGATTGAGAGGTGTTAGAGCCTTGGAATCCAccactagttttcctatccaagttatgaatgcatagaaattgactcaagcttcatcaacaatagattatcgcatacaagcctatggtatctaggtgcaggagcatgattctcctaaggcatgtgattatgcatggtatctacacaacacgtgatctctaatatgcaacctaagcatggtatctacttagaataaagcatataagagtcattaagctccttgagaatatgataatcacacaagtcctagaacatggtatctgtcctagtcaacctatggttattaaccccttgaatgattcttaggccattcatgtgttgcttgtgaaaggagagtagaattggtgaatctaaaccccttcccaacctgtgctagatgcataaaatcctagttagctactccaagaaaacatacatcaagcacataataaactggagattaacaacttgataacaaaagcaaggaaatcaattaactataaaatcatccataacattgaatattcatgactagggcttcatcctaagccctaactaaatggattagttagacataactatgaatacagaaaataagaaatacatagataggataaagagaggagaagaactagatgatggcagcaaggaagttcccaggacagctccaagctcccttgacagctccaagctctcttctctctttttggtgaatctgaatgtgtgtatgagagtaatggatgaagtgaatgtgtgtgtctgaCCCACTTGAATGAGTGTGCAACTCTATATTTATAGAGTGCAATTTCGTCCTCCCATTTGGCTGGTGAAGCACACCTCTCTTCTGctcccaactgctccagcccatacttgccaactgctccagctgacAAATACATGCTTTGGTATGGGTTCTTTATGGAAAgcttgacttttgttcatctttctgaGCTTCTGAGCTGATTTGACTCCCATGTGTGGCTGCCCATGTGTagcacatggctctagggatgtagccacattaaatgtgatggcagccaacatGACATTTCTCTGCACTTGGTTCAGTCTTTGACGTGTTGAGGGCTCCAGATTtatccaattgggctgaaatttggatatgttataatagacacccattggaacaacttctatcaaggatgtctcctcatccaacttgtgtaagttgctgaaatgaggcctgcaagatgacctacgaaactggactgacaaggagtgtggctcaaattggctttgtctttaagctcatattcctcttgtgccactcCGCCCTTAACATGCACGaattgtatcaaatgtcatccccttgctgtcttaacctacaaaacacacaaacataggtaagagactcaaaataaagagaagctaaacaaaattactaagcgaagaaggcatgcaaatgtgtgaaattatgacctTATCACTCAGCCGCTGGAACCACCTGTGCTCGCCggaaatgcaaaaatccgACGGGTTTTAACCCAATTTTCAAGGAGCTCGTTCTCTAtcatttcttctccaaatttgacgagtaaggtatggatttctacctattttccatgctctagctgatggttggataggatttcattaattttgagccTAGGATAGCTGATCTTCGATTTGAAATTCTGCCGATTTTGGGAGTttgttttcggccacttccggtcattttttggggtaggcccaagaacaaaagtgactccaaatagggtgttatacctagggtagaagTCTTGGCCCGAgatgttgagattttccggcgaaactttatcgctttggacacccacacgctgcccgcgcgtgtggcagcgcgtgggcactgtagaaAAGTGGCACTGTGTtccgatgagatccttaggttgtcacgagtgcgtaggatttcgcggatctcaattcggacgtcgtttgactatcgaacggagaATCGCATATCGCGCGTTAttcgggttcgataggttgggaccgttggatggacccaaatttaatatatgttaatctaggtaattctaggatcgtgtaggaattcacggattgtgaatcggagccccggatgttccgattatcaattttaaagtttatattctATATTCCAAAACTTAGGAACTTCATAATATGGTGGACAAGATCATTTTTGTTAGTCCATGTGGGAACATCCATTTGGTCCG comes from Prunus dulcis chromosome 6, ALMONDv2, whole genome shotgun sequence and encodes:
- the LOC117633163 gene encoding bifunctional 3-dehydroquinate dehydratase/shikimate dehydrogenase, chloroplastic-like; the encoded protein is MDSTQNILLASSGGLQVGSKGVRRSSTLICAPIMAESVDKMLIDMDKAKTLGADLLEIRLDHLKAFNDNVDLKTLIKESPLPTLFTYRPKWEGGQYDGDEKDRLDALRLAMELGADYIDVELQVAHEFIDSIYGKKPEKFKVIVSSHNYQHTPSVEALGNLVARIQATGADIVKIATTAMDITDVARIFHITVHSQVPTIGLVMGERGLISRILCAKFGGYLTFGTLDSGIVSAPGQPTMKDVLHLYNFAQIGPDTKVFGIIGKPVSHSKSPFLYNEGFKSVGFNGVYVHLLVDDIAKFLQTYSSMDFAGFSITIPHKEAALKCCDEVDPVAKSIGAINCIIRRPTDGKLFGFNTDYVGAISAIEDGLTGSHKSGGITGSPLAGRLFVVIGAGGAGKALAYGAKQKGARIAIANRTYDRARELADTIGGDALSLADLDNFHPEEGMILANTTSIGMQPKVDETPISKHALRSYSLVFDAVYTPKMTRLLKDAEASGAIVVSGLEMFIGQAYEQFERFTGLPAPKGLFRKVMDNSS